A window from Nitrosopumilus adriaticus encodes these proteins:
- a CDS encoding sn-glycerol-1-phosphate dehydrogenase, whose translation MTKSQDRMKSHTMELPRQIVVGEKNISEFGDFLHNLTKPKKVSLISGIHVKKILKEKIEKSLKSKKIQFVWHLSKDNLITSLNKIEKDVKKDHSDIVAGIGGGRSVDTAKMVSFNLDIPFVSVPTAASHDGMASPFVSVKTDKPHSIVASAPLGVFVDIDIIKKAPTRLLSSGCGDLIANIIAVKDWQLGHEKTGEYYGRYSADLALMSANIVMENSSKYAKKGLDARVIVEALISAGVASCIAGSSRPCSGAEHLFSHALDKIAPGKGLHGEKCGLGSILISKLQGQDWKKIVKTLKDLGAPTTAKQIGLTEDQIIDALVIAQDLRPERYTILKEVEMTERKAMNLAKSTKVI comes from the coding sequence ATGACAAAAAGTCAGGATCGCATGAAATCACATACCATGGAATTGCCTAGACAAATTGTAGTAGGTGAAAAAAACATCTCGGAATTCGGTGATTTTCTTCATAATCTTACGAAACCTAAGAAAGTATCTCTGATTTCAGGAATTCATGTAAAAAAAATTCTTAAAGAAAAAATTGAAAAATCATTAAAATCAAAAAAAATTCAGTTCGTTTGGCATTTATCAAAAGATAATCTGATTACTAGCCTAAATAAAATTGAAAAAGACGTCAAAAAAGATCATAGTGATATCGTAGCAGGAATTGGAGGAGGTCGTTCAGTTGATACTGCTAAAATGGTTTCTTTTAATTTGGATATACCATTTGTAAGTGTGCCAACTGCAGCATCACATGATGGAATGGCAAGTCCATTTGTTTCAGTTAAAACAGACAAGCCACATTCAATTGTAGCAAGTGCTCCCTTGGGAGTTTTTGTAGATATTGATATTATAAAAAAAGCCCCTACCAGATTACTTTCAAGTGGATGTGGAGATTTAATTGCAAATATTATTGCTGTAAAAGATTGGCAATTAGGTCATGAAAAAACGGGAGAGTATTATGGTAGATATTCAGCAGATCTGGCTCTAATGAGTGCAAATATTGTAATGGAGAATTCAAGTAAATATGCCAAAAAAGGACTTGATGCAAGAGTGATTGTAGAGGCTCTAATTAGTGCAGGAGTTGCATCATGTATTGCAGGAAGTAGTAGACCATGTTCTGGAGCAGAACATCTTTTTTCTCATGCACTAGATAAGATTGCCCCAGGAAAAGGATTGCATGGTGAAAAATGTGGATTAGGATCTATTTTGATTTCAAAACTTCAAGGTCAAGATTGGAAAAAAATTGTAAAGACTCTCAAAGACCTTGGTGCCCCAACTACTGCAAAACAGATTGGTTTAACAGAAGATCAAATTATAGATGCACTTGTAATCGCACAAGACTTGAGACCTGAGAGATACACTATTCTTAAAGAGGTAGAAATGACAGAACGAAAAGCAATGAATCTTGCAAAGAGTACTAAAGTAATTTAA
- a CDS encoding nicotinamide-nucleotide adenylyltransferase, with translation MNGLLIGRFQPFHLGHLEALQFALSKVDKLWLGLGSSNKSPEKNNPFSAEERKEMILSSIDDSMKNRIEIYFIPDLDNHVKWIEKIDTIVPKFDIIFSNDELTKHLYSKRTVQVISIPFLKRDELSGTHIRDLIISDQKWQHLVPLGTRNFLENNHGKDRLKIL, from the coding sequence ATGAATGGATTGTTAATAGGGAGATTTCAACCATTTCATTTGGGTCATCTTGAAGCATTGCAGTTTGCATTATCCAAAGTTGATAAATTGTGGTTAGGATTGGGAAGTTCTAACAAATCTCCAGAAAAAAATAATCCATTTTCTGCTGAGGAACGTAAAGAAATGATCTTATCCTCAATTGATGACTCTATGAAAAACAGAATTGAAATTTATTTTATTCCAGATTTGGATAATCATGTTAAATGGATTGAAAAAATAGATACTATTGTACCTAAATTTGATATAATTTTCTCAAATGATGAATTAACAAAACATCTGTATTCAAAAAGGACCGTTCAAGTAATTTCTATTCCATTTTTGAAGAGGGATGAATTATCTGGTACTCATATAAGAGATCTAATTATTAGCGATCAAAAATGGCAGCATCTTGTACCTTTAGGAACTAGAAATTTTTTAGAAAACAATCATGGAAAAGATCGATTAAAAATTCTTTAA
- the sepF gene encoding cell division protein SepF encodes MQKQESPTYLKAITIRDISDVHSIKEDIKKEMILILRVTPLAQKDVDQLRKVVEELYSIAKAADADIARLGEERIIVAPSNIKIWKPEYDLK; translated from the coding sequence ATGCAAAAACAAGAAAGTCCAACATATCTCAAGGCTATAACGATTAGAGACATTAGCGATGTTCATTCCATTAAGGAGGATATCAAAAAAGAGATGATTTTGATTTTGAGGGTTACACCATTAGCTCAGAAGGATGTGGATCAATTAAGAAAAGTTGTTGAAGAATTGTATTCTATTGCAAAAGCTGCTGATGCAGATATTGCAAGATTAGGTGAAGAAAGAATAATTGTTGCTCCATCTAACATAAAAATTTGGAAACCCGAGTACGATCTAAAATAA
- the rtcA gene encoding RNA 3'-terminal phosphate cyclase, with amino-acid sequence MEFLKINGGYGEGGGQIIRSAIALACITKQSIHIENIRKNRKVSGLRPQHVTSIRILQKISNAKVIGAEVGSTELKFIPGDIDSLELSEDVGTAGSISLILQVLIPVVAISQKKLSLTIKGGTDVLWSPCIDYTQHVLKEAYSRMGIKFSLELIKRGYYPKGGGEIKLQVFPSKLKSILFSNRKSKDLKIICTFSKIAIEIIEREIQQIKKKLTNEDYKVEVEIKNQEAIDSGASLLIYSIDENSIIGVDSLFDKKTQSFDLNFEKFIEKAQGVDVNLADMLVVPASLSPGRTTFLVKEITKHLETNLFVTSKITGCKYGIGKLTDGFEVIIEGISDSGIKQRCKK; translated from the coding sequence GTGGAATTTTTAAAAATTAATGGTGGATATGGTGAAGGTGGAGGTCAAATCATTCGTTCAGCAATTGCACTTGCATGTATCACAAAACAATCAATCCATATAGAAAACATAAGAAAGAACAGAAAAGTTTCCGGATTAAGGCCACAACATGTGACATCCATAAGAATTCTTCAAAAAATTTCAAATGCAAAAGTGATTGGTGCAGAAGTTGGTTCTACAGAATTAAAATTTATTCCAGGAGATATTGATAGTTTAGAATTAAGTGAAGATGTTGGAACTGCTGGAAGTATATCTTTAATTTTACAGGTTTTAATTCCTGTGGTTGCAATTTCTCAAAAAAAATTAAGTTTAACAATAAAGGGTGGCACAGATGTTCTTTGGAGTCCTTGCATTGATTATACACAACATGTACTAAAAGAAGCATACTCTAGAATGGGAATAAAATTTTCTCTTGAATTAATTAAACGTGGTTACTATCCAAAGGGAGGTGGAGAAATAAAATTACAAGTTTTTCCTTCTAAATTAAAATCAATTTTATTTTCAAATAGAAAATCAAAAGACCTAAAAATAATTTGTACATTTTCAAAAATTGCAATTGAGATAATCGAAAGAGAAATTCAACAAATAAAAAAGAAATTAACTAATGAGGATTATAAGGTTGAAGTAGAAATTAAAAATCAAGAAGCAATTGATTCTGGAGCATCTTTATTAATTTACAGCATTGATGAGAATTCTATAATTGGAGTAGATTCTTTATTTGATAAAAAAACACAAAGTTTTGATTTGAATTTTGAAAAATTTATTGAAAAAGCACAAGGAGTAGATGTGAATTTGGCTGATATGCTTGTAGTTCCTGCAAGTTTATCCCCTGGAAGAACAACATTTTTGGTAAAAGAAATAACAAAACATCTAGAAACAAATTTGTTTGTTACATCTAAAATTACAGGCTGTAAATATGGAATAGGTAAATTGACTGATGGATTTGAAGTGATAATTGAGGGAATTTCAGACTCCGGCATCAAGCAAAGATGCAAAAAATAA
- the bluB gene encoding 5,6-dimethylbenzimidazole synthase, producing the protein MTDDFTEEEKLGFYKAIYSRRDVRSHFTSKPIEDEILSKILHAAHHAPSVGFSQPWNFILIKNDQTKKKIKESFQEEKKRSSQLIEEPKRSKYLSFKLEGISESPVNVCVTYDPTKFGPFVIGRSSIPEAGLYSVCCAIQNLWLSARTEGVGLGWVSILSNEALKEVLELPEHVIPVAYLCLGYVDEFAEKPDLETAGWLPRLELKDVVYFEKWEDKENKDWLSIQKMINENLDYA; encoded by the coding sequence TTGACAGATGATTTTACTGAAGAGGAAAAACTAGGCTTCTATAAGGCAATTTATTCAAGAAGAGATGTTAGATCTCACTTTACCTCCAAGCCCATTGAAGATGAGATTTTATCAAAAATTCTTCATGCTGCACATCATGCACCATCTGTTGGATTTTCTCAGCCATGGAATTTTATTTTAATTAAAAATGATCAAACAAAAAAGAAGATTAAAGAATCTTTTCAGGAAGAGAAAAAACGCTCATCACAATTAATTGAAGAACCAAAAAGATCAAAGTATCTTTCATTCAAGTTGGAAGGGATTTCAGAATCGCCTGTAAATGTATGTGTGACGTATGATCCTACAAAATTTGGTCCATTTGTAATAGGTAGATCAAGTATTCCTGAAGCAGGTCTTTACAGTGTGTGTTGTGCAATTCAAAATTTATGGTTATCAGCAAGAACAGAAGGAGTAGGTCTTGGATGGGTGAGTATACTATCAAATGAAGCATTAAAAGAAGTTCTAGAATTGCCTGAACATGTAATTCCTGTTGCATACTTGTGTTTAGGATATGTTGATGAATTTGCTGAAAAACCAGATCTTGAAACTGCTGGATGGCTACCAAGACTTGAATTGAAAGATGTTGTATATTTTGAAAAATGGGAAGATAAAGAAAACAAAGACTGGTTGAGTATTCAGAAAATGATCAATGAAAATCTCGATTACGCTTAA
- a CDS encoding pyridoxal-phosphate-dependent aminotransferase family protein → MEYLVMLPGPTNVPERVTRSMFTPSINHRSDDFVELYEECVNNTKKIFDTQGDAVCLSASGTGAVECSVVNLIKKGDKVIIPVNGEFSTRLAQQIEWAGGETIRIETEPGITPTYDQVKEAFDNNKDVKAFYCVWNETSTGTMINYLDRIKDLTSRNDSYYVLDGVSIVGGEELHMDKWGIDIAMTGAQKTFACPPGISPICVNQRTRKYMEANPPNTMYFNLPRYFKYYDESKHTPFTPALPVLYAYREAMRIMLEEGIEQRIQRHRICSEALYSGLSAIGLTPFAKEDSRSTVVIALNYLDGLEDKIFRDTLAKKFRILVAGGFGNLKGKVFRVGCMGEVNGYHVMRCISGIASTLSMMGYDTDAQAGLKIAEDKLKALPKSC, encoded by the coding sequence TTGGAATATTTAGTAATGTTACCGGGACCCACAAACGTTCCTGAACGTGTAACTAGATCAATGTTTACGCCATCAATTAATCACAGAAGCGATGATTTTGTTGAACTTTATGAAGAATGTGTAAACAACACAAAGAAAATTTTTGACACCCAAGGGGATGCAGTTTGTTTATCTGCTTCTGGTACTGGTGCAGTCGAATGTTCTGTTGTAAATTTAATTAAAAAAGGTGATAAAGTTATCATCCCAGTTAATGGAGAATTTAGTACTCGTTTAGCCCAACAAATAGAATGGGCAGGTGGTGAAACAATCAGAATAGAAACTGAACCTGGTATTACTCCTACATATGATCAAGTCAAAGAGGCTTTTGATAATAATAAAGATGTTAAAGCATTCTATTGTGTTTGGAATGAAACTTCTACTGGAACGATGATTAATTATCTTGATAGAATTAAAGACCTCACTTCAAGAAATGATTCGTACTATGTTTTAGATGGTGTTTCTATTGTTGGTGGCGAAGAACTTCATATGGATAAATGGGGAATTGATATTGCAATGACTGGTGCACAAAAAACATTTGCATGTCCACCAGGTATTTCACCAATTTGTGTTAATCAAAGAACTAGGAAATACATGGAAGCCAATCCTCCAAATACAATGTATTTCAATTTACCAAGATATTTCAAATATTATGATGAATCAAAACACACTCCATTTACTCCTGCATTACCTGTTCTTTATGCATATAGAGAAGCAATGAGAATTATGCTTGAAGAAGGAATAGAACAAAGAATTCAGCGTCATAGAATCTGTTCTGAAGCACTATATTCAGGATTATCTGCAATTGGATTAACTCCATTTGCAAAAGAAGATTCACGCTCAACTGTAGTTATTGCATTAAATTATCTAGATGGATTAGAAGATAAAATATTCCGTGATACTTTAGCTAAAAAATTCAGAATTTTAGTTGCAGGCGGATTTGGAAATCTAAAAGGTAAAGTTTTCCGAGTTGGATGCATGGGTGAAGTCAATGGATATCATGTTATGAGATGCATTTCTGGAATCGCATCAACACTATCTATGATGGGCTATGACACTGATGCACAAGCAGGTCTAAAGATAGCAGAAGACAAACTAAAAGCTCTTCCTAAATCTTGTTAA
- a CDS encoding NADPH-dependent FMN reductase, whose protein sequence is MKVVVISGSPRKNANTQIIMKYVYEYAKSKNQDTKLINLSEGQIECYRGPDEQYNEPTKTAANDIMDADVWLIGSPIYNSFFSSSLKNLFEYINYKKTVGKVAGITILASGNIGFVNVQTLITQLLSYFRVITNPKAVFLTTESINDNIISDVDAQNRLKEMVDETLEIASKLHQG, encoded by the coding sequence ATGAAAGTTGTAGTAATATCAGGTAGCCCAAGAAAAAATGCCAATACGCAAATTATTATGAAATATGTTTACGAGTATGCAAAATCAAAAAATCAAGATACAAAATTAATTAATCTATCAGAAGGCCAAATAGAATGCTATAGAGGACCAGATGAACAGTATAATGAACCTACAAAGACTGCAGCAAATGATATAATGGATGCAGATGTGTGGTTGATTGGTTCACCAATCTATAATTCATTTTTTAGTTCATCATTGAAAAATTTGTTTGAGTACATTAATTATAAAAAAACTGTTGGAAAGGTTGCAGGGATTACAATTTTGGCTTCTGGAAATATTGGTTTTGTTAATGTGCAGACATTAATCACTCAGTTATTATCCTATTTTAGAGTAATAACAAATCCAAAGGCAGTATTTTTGACCACAGAATCGATAAATGACAATATTATATCAGATGTAGATGCACAAAATAGACTAAAAGAAATGGTAGATGAAACTTTAGAAATTGCTTCTAAATTACATCAAGGTTAA
- a CDS encoding CopD family protein, giving the protein MTALEQAILTWIHLVSAAIWVGGSLFIGIVFSPLLKTMTNSIEERMQIMIRVGRRFNKVAVPSLIILMATGLYSSHMLLGKPELLVATSYGTFLIIKIILVIGLIITYAIHVRVIRKDIEEKIMSNQLSEPQIQKLRKKIIILGEITVVLSIAILFFASLLDAGV; this is encoded by the coding sequence ATGACAGCACTTGAACAAGCAATTCTAACATGGATTCATCTTGTTTCAGCTGCAATATGGGTGGGAGGATCTCTTTTCATTGGAATTGTTTTCTCTCCACTTTTAAAAACAATGACAAATTCAATTGAAGAGCGAATGCAAATTATGATTCGTGTTGGAAGACGTTTCAACAAAGTAGCTGTTCCATCACTAATCATTTTGATGGCAACGGGGTTATACAGCTCACATATGTTGCTTGGTAAACCTGAACTACTTGTAGCCACAAGCTATGGAACTTTCCTTATAATCAAAATTATTCTTGTCATTGGATTAATTATTACATATGCAATACATGTAAGGGTAATTCGTAAAGATATTGAAGAAAAAATTATGTCAAACCAATTATCAGAACCTCAAATTCAAAAATTAAGAAAAAAGATCATTATTCTCGGAGAAATTACAGTAGTTTTGTCAATTGCAATTTTATTTTTTGCATCTTTGCTTGATGCCGGAGTCTGA
- a CDS encoding peptidylprolyl isomerase → MTFDKGSLILVDYTAKVKDTEEIFDTTIEEDAKKHSIHEQNVKYQPKLVSIGEVSYPVLKGLDEALAKTSVGDKLTVEVTPDKGFGERDSGKVRMIPLRKLGEDAEKVSVGDTIEVDNKRGIIRFIGSGRVQIDYNHRYAGKTILFDVNVIKSLDSPNDKIDGILKNRLPVEDTKISFELKDKEASITIPEEILRADGLQIMKHFIQLDVFKFVPTLEKVNFIETHVNKQTQEKKVEKTPEKTTEKTPEQKTA, encoded by the coding sequence TTGACTTTCGATAAAGGTTCATTAATTCTAGTCGATTATACTGCTAAAGTAAAAGATACTGAAGAGATTTTTGATACCACTATCGAGGAAGATGCAAAAAAACATTCTATTCATGAACAAAATGTAAAGTATCAACCAAAACTAGTTTCGATTGGTGAAGTTTCTTATCCAGTTCTAAAAGGATTGGATGAAGCACTTGCAAAAACTTCCGTTGGAGATAAACTCACAGTTGAAGTAACACCCGACAAAGGTTTTGGTGAAAGAGATTCTGGGAAGGTGAGAATGATTCCACTTAGAAAACTAGGCGAAGATGCAGAGAAAGTTTCTGTTGGAGATACAATTGAAGTTGATAATAAAAGAGGAATAATTCGTTTTATTGGTTCTGGTAGAGTCCAAATAGATTACAATCATCGGTATGCCGGAAAAACTATCTTGTTTGATGTTAATGTAATTAAATCTCTTGATTCTCCAAATGACAAAATTGATGGAATTCTAAAAAATAGATTACCAGTAGAGGATACAAAAATTTCATTTGAATTAAAAGATAAAGAAGCAAGTATTACAATTCCTGAAGAAATTTTACGTGCTGATGGTTTACAAATAATGAAACATTTTATACAATTGGATGTTTTTAAATTTGTTCCAACATTAGAAAAAGTGAATTTCATTGAAACACATGTTAACAAACAAACTCAAGAAAAGAAAGTAGAAAAAACACCTGAAAAAACCACTGAAAAAACACCCGAACAAAAAACCGCTTAA
- a CDS encoding beta-CASP ribonuclease aCPSF1 — translation MQRKQQQKELPPSSQNIMATILQSIPKEASVTKIEYEGPRIALYTNSPRYLMENNETISNLVNIIKKRIVVRTDESIRKPEDEARRIIAECVPEEAKLQGTIFDTATGEVSVEAKRPWLLQRNAKEFNHAEVTEKMGWKLRIRKATTIPSRTIQTINATLKQSSAERSKQLKQVGDEIFRPRLTQRTEVSLYTLGGFGQVGRSSLLLSTPESKILIDCGINPGARSPMDAYPRLDSLDITLDELDAIVIGHAHLDHTGFLPALCKYGYKGPIYCTEPTLPMMNLIQLDAIKVAAAQGRTPIYSERDVKQIMRQTITLPYGTVTDISPDIKLVLANAGHILGSALCHFHIGNGDHNFVYSGDIKFGKSILFEAASWNFPRVETLLIESTYGLKEDIQPTRQEVESAFINAVNNTLADGGKVLIPIPAVGRAQEIMMVIDHYMKSGEMIEAPVFTEGMISEASAIHESYPEYLARELKQKILETDDNPFDSEYFTNIEHGDAREEPMRENSPCIILATSGMLEGGPVLEYFKNIAPDKKSKVLFVSYQVNGTLGRRVLDGSKQATMLGKEGKVEVVTINCGVEKLDGFSGHSDYNQLMSFVQRLRPKLRRVLVNHGERKKSENLAMNIRRMYRVPAHYPQIQEAIKLF, via the coding sequence ATGCAAAGAAAACAACAACAAAAAGAATTACCTCCTAGTAGCCAGAATATAATGGCAACCATACTGCAAAGTATTCCAAAAGAGGCAAGCGTTACAAAAATAGAATACGAAGGCCCAAGAATTGCACTTTATACAAACTCTCCTAGATATCTTATGGAAAACAATGAAACAATTTCAAATCTAGTAAATATTATCAAAAAAAGAATTGTTGTAAGAACTGATGAATCAATTAGAAAACCCGAAGATGAAGCTAGAAGAATTATTGCAGAATGTGTTCCAGAAGAAGCAAAGCTACAAGGAACAATATTTGATACAGCTACTGGCGAAGTTTCAGTTGAAGCAAAAAGGCCATGGTTGTTACAAAGAAATGCAAAAGAGTTCAATCATGCTGAAGTAACAGAAAAAATGGGCTGGAAATTGCGTATTAGAAAAGCTACCACCATACCCTCAAGAACTATTCAAACCATCAATGCAACCCTCAAACAATCATCTGCTGAGAGAAGCAAACAACTCAAACAAGTAGGTGATGAAATATTTCGACCTCGATTAACCCAAAGAACTGAAGTTTCTCTTTATACCCTTGGTGGCTTTGGTCAAGTTGGAAGATCTTCATTATTACTATCTACGCCTGAAAGCAAGATCTTAATTGATTGTGGAATTAATCCTGGCGCCCGTTCTCCAATGGATGCATATCCTAGATTAGATTCTCTAGATATCACACTAGATGAACTTGATGCAATAGTCATTGGCCATGCACACTTGGATCATACAGGATTTTTGCCGGCTTTGTGCAAATATGGTTACAAAGGTCCAATCTATTGTACTGAACCAACTCTCCCTATGATGAATCTGATTCAATTAGATGCAATCAAAGTGGCTGCTGCTCAAGGTAGAACTCCAATTTATTCTGAAAGAGATGTAAAACAAATCATGAGACAGACTATTACGTTACCATATGGTACTGTAACTGATATTTCCCCTGACATTAAACTGGTTCTTGCAAATGCAGGTCACATACTTGGTTCTGCATTATGTCATTTTCATATTGGAAATGGAGATCACAATTTTGTTTATTCAGGAGATATCAAATTTGGAAAAAGTATTTTGTTTGAAGCAGCAAGCTGGAATTTCCCTAGAGTAGAAACATTGTTGATAGAAAGTACATACGGCCTAAAAGAAGATATTCAGCCAACAAGACAAGAGGTAGAATCTGCTTTCATTAATGCAGTAAACAATACTTTAGCAGATGGAGGTAAAGTTTTGATTCCAATTCCCGCAGTTGGTCGTGCACAAGAAATTATGATGGTAATTGATCACTATATGAAATCAGGAGAAATGATTGAAGCTCCGGTATTTACAGAAGGAATGATATCTGAGGCATCTGCAATTCATGAATCATATCCTGAATATCTTGCAAGAGAACTAAAACAAAAAATCTTAGAGACTGATGACAATCCATTTGATTCAGAGTATTTCACAAACATTGAACATGGTGACGCTAGAGAAGAACCAATGAGAGAAAACTCACCATGTATTATTTTGGCAACATCAGGAATGCTAGAAGGTGGACCTGTTTTAGAATATTTCAAAAATATTGCACCTGATAAAAAAAGTAAAGTGTTATTTGTTTCATATCAAGTCAATGGGACTTTAGGAAGACGAGTTCTTGATGGTTCTAAACAAGCAACAATGTTAGGAAAAGAAGGTAAAGTCGAAGTTGTTACAATCAATTGTGGTGTTGAAAAATTAGATGGATTTAGTGGTCACAGTGATTATAACCAATTAATGTCATTTGTACAAAGATTAAGACCGAAACTTCGAAGAGTACTTGTTAATCACGGTGAACGCAAAAAATCAGAAAATCTTGCAATGAATATTAGACGAATGTATAGAGTACCTGCTCATTATCCTCAAATCCAAGAAGCAATAAAATTATTTTAG
- a CDS encoding peptidylprolyl isomerase yields the protein MSNVNIETNFGNITFKLLPELAPETVRNFEKLAKDGFYDGTLFHRVIPGFMIQGGDPNTKTDNKGSWGMGGPGYNIKAEFNSRSHLRGIVSMARSQDPDSAGSQFFIVTSDSAFLDKQYTVFGEVTEGMDVADKIVNLQRDGNDCPLEKAQMLHVTVG from the coding sequence TTGAGCAATGTGAATATTGAAACCAATTTTGGGAATATTACATTTAAACTTCTGCCTGAGTTAGCTCCGGAAACAGTTAGAAATTTTGAAAAATTGGCCAAAGATGGATTTTATGATGGTACTTTATTTCATAGAGTTATCCCTGGTTTTATGATTCAGGGAGGAGATCCAAATACAAAAACGGACAACAAAGGTTCCTGGGGAATGGGAGGGCCTGGATACAATATCAAGGCTGAATTTAATTCAAGATCCCATTTAAGAGGCATAGTTTCTATGGCTAGATCACAGGATCCAGATAGTGCAGGTTCACAATTTTTCATAGTTACTTCAGATAGTGCATTTTTAGATAAACAATATACTGTGTTTGGTGAAGTAACTGAAGGCATGGATGTTGCAGATAAAATTGTTAATCTACAAAGAGATGGCAATGATTGTCCTTTGGAAAAAGCACAAATGCTTCATGTAACAGTGGGATAA
- the psmB gene encoding archaeal proteasome endopeptidase complex subunit beta, translating to MSNNVEEKILHGTTTVGIKAKDGVVLCADMRASAGYFIANNNTMKIQKIDLHAGLTLAGGVADAQNIVDILRYHSNLHRVEKQGPISIHSLSRLCSLIFHQNRGYPFMADILVGGYDANGPALFNIDMFGSVEEKSYVTTGSGSPVAYGLLEEEYREDLTIEDAKKIALRAVKAAIVRNIGTGDGINIAIMDKDGFRLLTDEQKKAVIEL from the coding sequence TTGTCAAACAATGTTGAAGAAAAAATTCTGCACGGGACTACCACTGTAGGTATCAAGGCTAAAGATGGTGTTGTCTTATGTGCAGATATGAGGGCCAGTGCAGGCTATTTTATCGCAAATAACAACACTATGAAAATCCAGAAAATTGATTTACACGCAGGATTGACTTTGGCTGGTGGTGTTGCAGACGCCCAAAATATTGTTGATATTTTACGTTATCATTCAAATCTTCATAGAGTTGAAAAACAAGGACCAATTTCTATTCATTCACTTTCAAGACTTTGCTCATTGATATTCCATCAAAACCGAGGTTATCCGTTCATGGCTGATATTCTAGTTGGTGGTTATGATGCAAATGGTCCTGCTTTATTTAATATTGATATGTTTGGCTCAGTTGAAGAAAAATCATATGTTACCACTGGTAGTGGCTCACCAGTAGCTTATGGTTTACTTGAAGAAGAATATAGAGAAGATCTTACCATAGAAGATGCAAAAAAAATAGCTCTCAGAGCTGTAAAAGCTGCAATTGTTAGAAACATTGGAACAGGCGATGGAATTAACATCGCAATAATGGATAAAGATGGATTCCGTCTTTTGACAGATGAACAAAAGAAAGCAGTTATCGAACTTTAG